In Poecilia reticulata strain Guanapo linkage group LG17, Guppy_female_1.0+MT, whole genome shotgun sequence, the following proteins share a genomic window:
- the setd9 gene encoding SET domain-containing protein 9 — protein MFTAAFRRFREKWRSYRHRFVPWVVFNLSKNEKTLRRVTEPSEDKVIPDEQVSQSLLGLFRALLRNSGGLLLGTHANFTPRFPLHQEQNEGDVLFQTLGFCIERRPSSLAFAGTGVFVTRGFVPKGATVAMYPGTIYQPYEPILLQSIRNPFVFRCIDGLLVDGNDRGISRMVFRSCSGRDRLGPYLTSDASWLTDNPLNPLAVGQYVNNCSDERPANVCYQEYDVPDSFPLELRQYLPNVNYSQHCTQRPLRCVVLVSLRDIRPGEELFSNYYTIVR, from the coding sequence ATGTTTACAGCGGCTTTCCGGCGGTTTCGGGAGAAATGGAGATCTTACAGACACCGCTTCGTGCCCTGGGTTGTGTTTAACCTGTCCAAGAATGAGAAGACCCTGCGGCGGGTGACGGAGCCCTCAGAAGACAAAGTGATCCCAGATGAGCAGGTCTCACAGAGCCTACTGGGGCTCTTCAGAGCCCTCCTCAGGAACAGCGGGGGGCTGCTCCTGGGAACCCACGCCAACTTCACGCCCCGGTTTCCACTTCACCAGGAGCAGAACGAAGGAGACGTTCTGTTTCAAACTCTGGGATTCTGCATCGAGAGGAGGCCCAGTTCTTTAGCCTTTGCAGGAACCGGGGTGTTTGTCACCAGAGGATTTGTACCCAAAGGAGCAACAGTTGCCATGTATCCTGGTACAATTTATCAGCCCTACGAGCCCATCCTCCTTCAGTCCATCAGAAACCCCTTCGTGTTCCGCTGTATTGACGGGCTCCTGGTGGATGGGAATGACAGAGGCATCTCCAGGATGGTGTTCAGGTCGTGCAGTGGCAGGGACAGATTGGGTCCATACCTGACAAGTGACGCCAGCTGGCTGACGGACAATCCGCTCAACCCACTGGCCGTGGGTCAGTACGTCAACAACTGCTCCGACGAAAGGCCCGCCAATGTCTGCTACCAGGAGTACGACGTCCCGGACAGCTTTCCCCTGGAGCTCCGCCAGTATCTGCCGAACGTCAACTACAGCCAGCACTGTACTCAGAGACCTCTGCGCTGTGTGGTCCTGGTGTCGCTCAGAGACATAAGACCAGGAGAGGAACTTTTCTCCAACTATTACACCATTGTGCgctga